In Enterobacter ludwigii, the following are encoded in one genomic region:
- the arsA gene encoding arsenite efflux transporter ATPase subunit ArsA has product MKFLENIPSYLFFTGKGGVGKTSISCATAIRLAELGKRVLLVSTDPASNVGQVFDQTIGNTIQPVTAVSGLSALEIDPQDAAQQYRARIVDPIKGLLPDDVVNSISEQLSGACTTEIAAFDEFTGLLTDASLLTRFDHIIFDTAPTGHTIRLLQLPGAWSSFIESNPDGASCLGPMAGLEKQREQYAHAVEALSDPERTRLVLVARLQKSTLQEVARTHDELSAIGLKNQYLVINGVLPASEAERDALAAAIWQREQEALANLPAGLSDLPTDNLYLQPLNMVGVSALKGLLNEHAEITSLPEQSPQNKPENMSLSVLVDDIARSEHGLIMLMGKGGVGKTTMAAAIAVSLADKGFDVHLTTSDPAAHLSTTLNGSLKNLQVSRINPHDETERYRQHVLETKGRDLDEAGKRLLEEDLRSPCTEEIAVFQAFSRVIREAGKRFVVMDTAPTGHTLLLLDATGAYHREIARKMGDKGHFTTPMMQLQDQKRTKVLLVTLPETTPVLEAANLQSDLERAGIHPWGWIINNSLSIAQTQSPLLCQRALQERPQIEVVKNQHASRIALVPVMAAEPTGIEKLRELVV; this is encoded by the coding sequence ATGAAATTCTTAGAGAATATCCCGTCTTACCTGTTTTTCACCGGTAAGGGAGGTGTAGGCAAAACTTCGATTTCCTGCGCAACGGCTATACGTCTGGCTGAACTGGGAAAGCGTGTTCTGCTTGTCAGTACCGACCCGGCTTCCAATGTCGGTCAGGTATTCGATCAGACTATCGGTAACACTATCCAGCCCGTGACTGCTGTGTCTGGTCTTTCGGCTCTGGAGATTGACCCGCAGGACGCCGCCCAGCAATACCGCGCCAGAATCGTTGACCCTATTAAAGGTCTTTTGCCTGATGACGTTGTTAACAGCATCAGTGAACAGCTTTCAGGAGCTTGTACGACAGAGATCGCTGCATTCGACGAGTTTACTGGCTTACTGACTGACGCTTCTCTGCTGACCCGCTTTGATCACATCATTTTTGATACTGCCCCAACTGGCCACACTATTCGCCTTCTTCAGCTTCCCGGAGCCTGGAGCAGCTTCATCGAAAGTAACCCGGATGGTGCTTCCTGTCTTGGTCCAATGGCTGGGCTGGAAAAACAACGCGAGCAATATGCTCATGCGGTTGAGGCATTATCCGATCCTGAACGAACTCGCCTTGTGCTGGTCGCGCGATTGCAAAAATCAACACTGCAGGAAGTCGCTCGTACTCATGACGAATTATCAGCTATTGGCCTTAAAAATCAGTATTTAGTCATTAACGGTGTCCTGCCTGCGAGCGAAGCAGAACGTGATGCACTGGCCGCTGCAATATGGCAACGGGAGCAAGAGGCGCTGGCAAATCTTCCTGCCGGGTTATCTGATTTGCCGACAGACAACTTATACCTGCAGCCGCTGAACATGGTTGGTGTATCCGCATTGAAAGGCCTGCTCAACGAACACGCTGAGATAACATCGCTTCCTGAACAAAGCCCACAGAACAAGCCAGAGAATATGTCGTTGTCTGTCCTGGTTGATGATATCGCCCGCAGTGAACACGGTTTGATTATGCTGATGGGCAAAGGTGGTGTGGGCAAAACCACAATGGCTGCGGCTATCGCCGTCAGTCTGGCGGATAAGGGTTTTGATGTGCATCTCACCACCTCAGATCCTGCTGCACATCTCAGTACAACGCTCAATGGCAGCCTCAAAAATCTGCAGGTCAGCCGAATCAACCCTCACGATGAAACTGAACGCTATCGTCAGCATGTTCTTGAGACGAAAGGCAGGGATCTGGATGAGGCTGGGAAACGGCTGCTCGAAGAGGATTTACGTTCTCCTTGCACAGAAGAGATTGCGGTGTTCCAGGCGTTTTCACGCGTAATTCGTGAAGCTGGCAAACGGTTTGTGGTCATGGATACGGCACCTACCGGGCATACGCTATTACTGCTTGATGCTACCGGGGCTTATCACCGTGAGATTGCCAGGAAGATGGGGGATAAAGGTCATTTTACCACTCCGATGATGCAGCTTCAGGACCAGAAACGTACCAAAGTTTTGCTGGTCACTCTGCCTGAAACCACACCTGTACTGGAAGCGGCAAACCTGCAGTCCGATCTTGAACGTGCGGGGATTCATCCCTGGGGCTGGATTATCAATAACAGCCTTTCGATTGCACAGACGCAATCGCCGCTGCTTTGCCAGCGCGCCCTACAAGAGCGTCCTCAAATCGAGGTTGTGAAAAACCAGCATGCAAGCCGCATAGCGTTAGTACCGGTAATGGCTGCAGAGCCCACTGGCATCGAGAAACTCAGAGAGCTGGTTGTTTAA
- a CDS encoding replication initiation protein: protein MNDNQISVHWSDLPKDELTRFCQDVDAGTQGNFLIAPVKKLTRRKRGEHSTKAKCENPAWYRPEHYKKLSGQLGHAYNRLVKKDKETGQVSLRMHVSRHPLYVAGRRKAGRKYGFRPERQRLLDALWPVLISFCDAGKHTVGMCISRLAKELSAKDPKGNVIPETEVTVSRLSRLIEEQVRFGVLGLAEERAWDRESRTWLPTYVYITPLGFQMLGVDMDKLFKEQEKKLRQSAEREQLIREVVMSEHDDVQAHSARKCWSDRKRREALVYRRKKGAERKRANNLIKLPADERLHAMSEWIYRTLPPDEAYWCTSERLKALAIQHLYQLDLALSPPD, encoded by the coding sequence GTGAATGACAATCAGATTTCTGTTCACTGGTCAGATCTACCGAAAGATGAGCTAACCCGTTTCTGCCAGGATGTCGATGCCGGCACTCAGGGTAATTTCCTCATTGCACCGGTCAAAAAACTGACCCGCCGCAAACGCGGTGAGCATTCCACAAAAGCCAAATGTGAGAACCCGGCCTGGTATCGCCCGGAGCATTATAAAAAGCTCTCCGGACAGCTCGGTCATGCCTACAATCGCCTGGTGAAAAAAGACAAAGAAACCGGGCAGGTCAGCCTGCGCATGCATGTTTCTCGTCACCCTCTCTATGTCGCCGGCCGCCGTAAGGCGGGACGTAAATATGGCTTCCGTCCGGAACGTCAGCGCCTGCTCGATGCGCTCTGGCCAGTGCTCATCAGCTTCTGTGATGCCGGCAAGCATACCGTCGGCATGTGTATCTCCCGTCTTGCAAAAGAACTCAGTGCAAAGGACCCAAAAGGCAATGTCATTCCTGAAACGGAGGTGACGGTGTCACGCCTTTCACGGCTTATTGAGGAACAGGTACGGTTTGGCGTTCTGGGCCTCGCAGAAGAACGCGCCTGGGATCGTGAATCCCGCACCTGGTTGCCAACGTATGTCTATATAACCCCCTTGGGATTCCAGATGCTGGGCGTCGATATGGACAAGCTGTTTAAAGAGCAGGAGAAGAAGCTCCGTCAGAGCGCCGAGCGTGAGCAGCTGATCCGGGAAGTAGTGATGAGCGAACATGATGATGTTCAGGCCCACTCTGCGCGGAAATGCTGGTCTGACCGTAAGCGTCGGGAGGCACTCGTTTACCGCCGCAAAAAAGGCGCGGAGCGTAAACGTGCCAACAATCTGATTAAGCTGCCGGCAGATGAACGACTCCATGCAATGTCTGAATGGATTTACCGCACCCTCCCGCCTGACGAAGCGTACTGGTGCACATCTGAGCGCCTGAAGGCTCTGGCCATCCAGCATCTTTACCAGCTGGATCTGGCGCTTTCTCCCCCGGACTAG
- the arsR gene encoding As(III)-sensing metalloregulatory transcriptional repressor ArsR yields MPEIASLQLFKILSDETRLGIVLLLREMGELCVCDLCTALEQSQPKTSRHLAMLRESGLLLDRKQGKWVHYRLSPHIPSWAALVIEQAWLSQQDDVQAIARKLASANCSGSGKAVCI; encoded by the coding sequence ATGCCAGAAATTGCATCCCTACAACTTTTCAAAATACTATCTGATGAAACCCGCCTGGGTATCGTGCTACTGCTCAGGGAGATGGGGGAGCTGTGCGTATGCGATCTCTGCACAGCGCTGGAACAATCACAACCCAAGACCTCCCGCCATCTGGCGATGCTTCGGGAAAGTGGCCTGTTGCTGGATCGCAAGCAGGGGAAATGGGTTCATTATCGCTTATCCCCGCATATTCCTTCCTGGGCTGCCCTGGTGATTGAGCAGGCCTGGTTAAGTCAACAGGACGACGTACAGGCCATCGCCCGTAAGCTGGCATCGGCCAACTGCTCTGGCAGCGGTAAGGCTGTTTGTATCTAA
- the arsD gene encoding arsenite efflux transporter metallochaperone ArsD produces MKMLTVFDPAMCCSTGVCGSDVDQVLVNFSADVQWLKGRGVQIERYNLAQQPMSFVENEKAKAFLEASGAEGLPLLLLDGETVMAGRYPKRAELARWFGIPLEKVGLASTSCCGGKTSCC; encoded by the coding sequence ATGAAAATGTTAACGGTGTTTGATCCGGCGATGTGCTGCAGTACCGGCGTTTGTGGTTCAGATGTCGATCAGGTTTTGGTCAATTTTTCTGCTGATGTGCAATGGCTGAAAGGGCGTGGGGTTCAGATCGAACGTTATAACCTGGCGCAGCAGCCTATGAGCTTCGTTGAGAACGAAAAAGCGAAAGCATTCCTTGAGGCTTCTGGAGCTGAAGGGCTTCCGCTGCTGTTGCTTGATGGTGAAACGGTGATGGCCGGGCGATACCCAAAACGCGCTGAACTGGCTCGCTGGTTTGGTATACCGCTGGAAAAGGTGGGTTTAGCTTCCACCAGTTGCTGTGGTGGTAAAACTTCCTGTTGTTGA